The following are from one region of the Coffea eugenioides isolate CCC68of chromosome 2, Ceug_1.0, whole genome shotgun sequence genome:
- the LOC113759500 gene encoding rRNA 2'-O-methyltransferase fibrillarin-like — translation MIKVGYARNNGLTHVKEDEIYLLTLFGPPHFSGRRGGDLLGGGGGGGDLLGGGGGGGLFFGGRGGGGDFLCGGGRGGSFFGGGGGVGLLFGGGGGGCDFLCSAAGGGDFLGGGGGGVVEERVAVVMAVGVGVIFGYETVEELDV, via the coding sequence ATGATAAAGGTAGGTTATGCTAGAAATAACGGACTAACTCATGTTAAAgaagatgaaatttatttgttaacGCTGTTCGGGCCCCCTCATTTCAGTGGACGACGTGGTGGTGATCTTCTAGGTGGCGGAGGTGGAGGTGGTGATCTTTTaggtggtggaggtggaggtgggCTCTTTTTCGGTGGAAGAGGAGGTGGAGGTGATTTCTTGTGTGGTGGAGGTAGGGGTGGATCCTTTTTTGGTGGTGGAGGTGGAGTTGGTCTCCTTTTCGGTGGTGGAGGAGGTGGGTGTGACTTTTTATGCAGTGCAGCAGGTGGGGGTGATTTCTTAGGTGGAGGCGGTGGTGGGGTGGTGGAGGAGAGGGTGGCGGTGGTGATGGCGGTGGGGGTGGGGGTGATTTTCGGATATGAAACGGTGGAAGAGTTGGACGTCTGA